The Thermomicrobiales bacterium genome includes a window with the following:
- a CDS encoding GNAT family N-acetyltransferase produces MATNDANTVLMIRGTLVGLGPLRQDLAETYQRWINDLRVTRTLALPPMPMTLAAESAWLESASIGREPHFTIYDLAAMRPIGTTGLHAVNHSDGTAEFGIMIGEPDAWGRGFGTEATVLMRSYAFDVLGLHHLRLEVYAHNIGAIRAYERAGFQLVGTLREAKRIGRERVDVLVMDVLANDAEPGPLHALIAPGDVRHGGTH; encoded by the coding sequence GTGGCGACGAATGACGCGAATACCGTGCTGATGATTCGAGGCACCCTCGTTGGCCTGGGGCCACTGCGGCAGGATCTCGCTGAAACCTACCAGCGCTGGATAAATGACCTGCGCGTGACGCGCACGCTCGCGCTGCCGCCAATGCCGATGACGCTGGCCGCAGAGTCCGCCTGGCTTGAATCGGCCAGCATTGGGCGTGAGCCACACTTCACGATCTATGACCTTGCAGCGATGCGCCCGATCGGGACGACTGGCTTGCACGCGGTCAACCATTCGGACGGCACCGCCGAGTTCGGGATCATGATCGGCGAGCCAGACGCCTGGGGTCGTGGGTTCGGCACCGAAGCGACTGTCCTGATGCGCTCCTACGCGTTCGACGTGCTGGGGTTGCACCACCTGCGGCTGGAGGTCTACGCGCACAACATCGGTGCGATTCGTGCCTACGAGCGCGCCGGATTTCAGCTTGTAGGGACGCTGCGGGAGGCCAAGCGCATCGGGCGTGAGCGAGTGGATGTGCTGGTGATGGACGTGCTTGCGAACGACGCCGAGCCTGGCCCGCTCCATGCGCTGATTGCGCCGGGAGACGTACGCCACGGCGGCACTCACTAG